One Danio rerio strain Tuebingen ecotype United States chromosome 9, GRCz12tu, whole genome shotgun sequence genomic region harbors:
- the gjb8 gene encoding gap junction protein beta 8 — translation MSWGALYAQLGGVNKHSTSLGKIWLSVLFIFRICILVIAAETVWGDEQSDFTCNTQQPGCKNVCYDHFFPVSHIRFWCLQLIFVSTPALLVAMHVAYRKRNMKKKSILAKRGGNGKGDDLESLKNRRLPITGPLWWTYTSSLFFRLLFEAGFMYALYYVYDGFQMARLVKCEQWPCPNKVDCFISRPTEKTVFTIFMVGSSAICIVLNVAELAYLIVKALLRCSARAKGRRSFVHQEKMSTEKAHLQNEKNARLLSSASDSSSNKTV, via the coding sequence ATGAGTTGGGGAGCACTTTATGCTCAGCTGGGAGGAGTGAATAAACACTCCACCAGCTTGGGGAAGATCTGGCTGTCTGTCCTCTTCATCTTCCGCATTTGCATCCTGGTCATAGCAGCAGAGACGGTCTGGGGAGACGAACAGTCAGACTTCACCTGCAACACACAACAGCCTGGTTGCAAAAACGTCTGCTATGACCACTTCTTTCCAGTCTCGCACATACGTTTCTGGTGTCTGCAGCTCATCTTTGTGTCCACACCGGCTTTACTGGTGGCTATGCATGTGGCATATCGCAAGCGCAACAtgaaaaagaaaagcattttagcCAAGCGTGGAGGTAATGGTAAAGGAGATGACCTGGAGAGCTTGAAGAACCGGCGTCTACCCATCACTGGGCCACTGTGGTGGACCTACACATCCAGCCTGTTCTTCAGACTTCTTTTCGAGGCCGGATTCATGTATGCTCTCTATTACGTCTATGATGGCTTTCAGATGGCACGCCTTGTGAAGTGTGAGCAATGGCCTTGTCccaataaagttgactgtttcaTCTCAAGGCCGACAGAGAAGACGGTCTTCACCATCTTTATGGTGGGATCTTCTGCTATTTGCATTGTGCTCAATGTGGCTGAACTGGCCTATCTGATTGTCAAAGCATTGCTCAGGTGCTCAGCCAGAGCCAAAGGGAGGCGCTCATTTGTACACCAAGAGAAAATGTCCACAGAAAAGGCGCACCTACAGAATGAAAAAAACGCAAGGTTGCTGTCATCAGCTTCGGACTCATCGAGCAATAAGACTGTTTAA